The proteins below are encoded in one region of Paenisporosarcina cavernae:
- the mce gene encoding methylmalonyl-CoA epimerase, with protein sequence MKKVDHIGIAVKDLQASIAYYEETLGLTCLKVEEVESQAVRVAFIDAGNVKLELLEPMNENNAIHAFIQKKGEGIHHIAFGVDDIEHRMDELRTKGVKLLSEKPSPGAGGAQVAFLHPKSSFGVLYELCDKTEKRD encoded by the coding sequence AATCGCGGTAAAAGATTTACAAGCTTCCATTGCGTACTATGAAGAAACGCTTGGTTTAACTTGTTTAAAAGTAGAAGAAGTAGAATCGCAGGCTGTACGTGTCGCATTTATCGATGCCGGAAATGTAAAACTCGAGTTATTAGAGCCGATGAATGAAAATAATGCCATTCATGCTTTTATTCAAAAAAAAGGTGAAGGCATTCACCATATAGCATTTGGTGTGGATGATATAGAACATCGCATGGACGAGTTACGCACAAAAGGTGTAAAGCTGTTAAGTGAAAAACCTTCTCCTGGAGCTGGCGGAGCACAAGTAGCATTTTTACATCCAAAATCATCGTTCGGTGTGTTATATGAATTATGTGATAAGACGGAAAAGAGGGATTAG